GAATTATGGTTATGGGTGCCTTTTCTGGAGTAGTCTTTAACCTTGAATTTGCAGAACAATTTGGAGCAGCAACTCCTTGGTTATCCTTGCTTGTAGCAGGATTGGTTGGTGGTCTCTTCTCTATTATCCACGCAGCAGCAACGGTTCATTTCCGTGCAGACCATGTTGTCAGCGGTACGGTATTGAACTTGATGGCGCCAGCCTTGGCTGTTTTCTTGGTGAAAGTGCTTTATAATAAAGGACAAACAGATAACTTAAGTCAGACTTTTGGACGCTTTGATTTCCCAGTCTTGGCCAATATTCCAGTTATCGGTGATATCTTCTTCAAGTCAACTAGTTTACTCGGTTATCTGGCCATTGCCTTCTCTTTCCTTGCTTGGTTTATCCTCTTCAAGACCCGTTTTGGTCTTCGTCTCCGCTCTGTCGGTGAACACCCTCAAGCAGCGGATACCTTGGGAATCAATGTCTACAAGATGAGATATTTAGGGGTTATTATTTCAGGTTTCCTAGGTGGAATTGGCGGAGCGATTTATGCTCAATCCATCTCAGTTAACTTCTCAGTGACAACTATTGTTGGACCTGGATTTATCGCCCTTGCTGCGATGATCTTTGGGAAATGGAATCCAATCGGAGCTATGTTATCTAGTCTCTTCTTTGGACTTTCACAAAGTTTGGCTGTTATCGGATCTCAATTGCCGTTCCTACAAGGAGTGCCTACGGTTTATCTTCAAATCGCACCTTATGTCTTGACAATTCTTGTCTTGGCAGCCTTCTTTGGAAAAGCAGTCGCACCAAAAGCAGATGGTATCAACTATATCAAATCAAAATAAGCATACAAAAAAACGTCAGTTCTGTTCAAACTGGCGTTTATTTTTTAGGATGTTGGTTGGTTAGGTTCA
Above is a genomic segment from Streptococcus sp. SN-1 containing:
- a CDS encoding ABC transporter permease, encoding MSITTLLTLLVSSMLIYSAPLIFTSIGGVFSERGGVVNVGLEGIMVMGAFSGVVFNLEFAEQFGAATPWLSLLVAGLVGGLFSIIHAAATVHFRADHVVSGTVLNLMAPALAVFLVKVLYNKGQTDNLSQTFGRFDFPVLANIPVIGDIFFKSTSLLGYLAIAFSFLAWFILFKTRFGLRLRSVGEHPQAADTLGINVYKMRYLGVIISGFLGGIGGAIYAQSISVNFSVTTIVGPGFIALAAMIFGKWNPIGAMLSSLFFGLSQSLAVIGSQLPFLQGVPTVYLQIAPYVLTILVLAAFFGKAVAPKADGINYIKSK